A window of Streptomyces sp. SAI-127 contains these coding sequences:
- a CDS encoding AvrD family protein: MSAQSASSLLPVTPPYLPDVSDYLGAPERRFFGEGYKRARHRLTGLHIPEAVDGPAAGAPALAATAQVDYPRDWSRKGDTDQRPHLSTVDVLLLGAQLTEALLTSHLSLTDRELATVWLARVRIKAGTRPVEEDLAGFPVSAYIAEGLPSPRPGRTRTAVEAVVGTLRIRLETDHPDVRPGERPRAQPVVRDGGYGDTHRLGAQRVESMQVRPDTNVATADVRLTGGPHGTLGGMEGEQQPSVHLVDAFVTALQVGQVLLYELDRVPRAASDTLWMRNTLLEAGTPHRPRATADGGPLPMRAELRDAVLLNNRHGETWRRADIAAHLADITVVCSVAHRLPSSTT, from the coding sequence ATGTCTGCTCAGTCTGCCTCGTCCCTTCTGCCCGTCACTCCGCCCTATCTCCCGGACGTCTCCGACTACCTGGGCGCACCCGAACGCCGGTTCTTCGGCGAGGGATACAAACGTGCCCGCCACCGCCTCACCGGCCTCCACATACCCGAGGCGGTGGACGGCCCGGCCGCCGGGGCACCCGCACTGGCCGCCACCGCGCAGGTCGACTACCCGCGTGACTGGTCCCGCAAGGGCGACACCGACCAGCGGCCGCACCTGTCCACCGTCGACGTCCTGCTGCTCGGCGCCCAGCTCACCGAAGCCCTGCTCACCTCCCATCTGAGCCTGACGGACCGGGAGCTGGCCACGGTCTGGCTCGCCCGGGTCCGTATCAAGGCCGGCACCCGTCCGGTGGAGGAGGACCTGGCCGGGTTCCCGGTCTCGGCGTACATCGCCGAGGGGCTGCCCTCTCCGCGGCCCGGCCGCACCCGCACCGCAGTCGAAGCCGTCGTGGGCACGCTGCGCATCCGCCTGGAGACCGACCACCCGGACGTCCGTCCCGGCGAACGTCCCCGGGCCCAGCCCGTGGTCCGCGACGGCGGCTACGGCGACACTCACCGGCTCGGTGCCCAGCGGGTCGAGAGCATGCAGGTCAGGCCGGACACCAACGTCGCCACTGCCGACGTACGCCTCACCGGCGGCCCGCACGGCACGCTCGGCGGCATGGAGGGCGAACAGCAGCCGTCCGTACACCTGGTGGATGCGTTCGTGACGGCCCTTCAGGTCGGGCAGGTCCTGCTGTACGAGCTGGACCGTGTGCCCCGCGCCGCCTCCGACACCCTGTGGATGCGCAACACGCTGCTGGAGGCCGGCACCCCGCACCGGCCGCGCGCCACCGCCGACGGTGGTCCGCTGCCGATGCGCGCGGAGCTGCGCGATGCCGTCCTGCTCAACAACCGGCACGGCGAGACCTGGCGCCGCGCGGACATCGCCGCGCACCTCGCCGACATCACGGTCGTCTGCTCTGTGGCCCACCGTCTGCCGTCGTCCACGACCTGA
- a CDS encoding MFS transporter, producing MPKTHSSELSMTGKQKTILVVLLGAQFMFAVDFSILTVALPEIGSDLGFGLDSLQWISTAFALTAAGFMLLFGRIGDLIGRKKLFLVGMALLTVSSLLGGLATSPGLMIVARVLQGLATAIVTPSGMALITTSFEEGPLRTKALGLNGALLSLGFAGGAVLGGVLTDLLSWRWDFFINVPVGVALFIGGILVITDSVAEDRPKLDVPGSITVTAGLLAFVYGVTSAEREGWDSPQTWATLLVAAVLLVSFYVIELKSAAPLAPVRILKANSVKWGNLGGLITFSMESALSFLLTLYLQQVLGLTPFQTGLMFGFLGLGAFLGGTFASKIIARTGAKGSLVLGLAVQGVMTGVLFWLGEDKTVGIAAVLVTTFVGGFGHVLAIVAYTVVGTSGIEDREQGLATGLAAMTQQIGFTLGIPVMSAVAASQYGALDNGVASAAGVLDGTTFGILVDGLVVLAGALVISVLLRTAKSAAPTVVRVGDGEGEPSLTVAP from the coding sequence ATGCCGAAGACACACTCCTCAGAACTCTCCATGACGGGGAAGCAGAAGACGATCCTCGTCGTTCTGCTGGGCGCGCAGTTCATGTTCGCCGTCGACTTCTCCATCCTCACCGTGGCGCTGCCGGAGATCGGCTCGGACCTCGGGTTCGGGCTCGACAGCCTCCAGTGGATCTCCACGGCCTTCGCCCTGACCGCCGCCGGCTTCATGCTGCTCTTCGGACGCATCGGCGACCTGATCGGCCGTAAGAAGCTCTTCCTCGTCGGGATGGCGCTGCTGACGGTCTCCTCGTTGCTCGGTGGTCTGGCCACCAGCCCCGGACTGATGATCGTGGCCCGGGTGCTGCAGGGCCTCGCCACGGCGATCGTCACCCCGTCGGGCATGGCGCTGATCACCACCAGCTTCGAGGAGGGCCCGCTGCGCACCAAGGCGCTCGGGCTGAACGGCGCGCTGCTCTCCCTGGGCTTTGCCGGTGGCGCGGTCCTCGGCGGTGTGCTCACCGACCTGCTCTCCTGGCGATGGGACTTCTTCATCAACGTCCCGGTCGGCGTGGCCCTGTTCATCGGCGGCATCCTGGTGATCACTGACTCGGTGGCCGAGGACCGGCCCAAGCTGGACGTGCCCGGGTCGATCACCGTCACCGCGGGCCTGCTCGCCTTCGTGTACGGCGTCACCAGCGCCGAGCGGGAGGGCTGGGACTCCCCCCAGACCTGGGCCACGCTCCTGGTCGCCGCCGTACTGCTGGTCTCCTTCTATGTGATCGAACTGAAGTCCGCCGCGCCGCTCGCCCCGGTGCGCATTCTGAAGGCCAACTCCGTCAAGTGGGGCAACCTGGGAGGTCTGATCACCTTCTCCATGGAGTCGGCCCTGTCCTTCCTGCTCACCCTCTATCTCCAGCAGGTGCTGGGCCTCACCCCGTTCCAGACGGGCCTGATGTTCGGCTTCCTGGGACTCGGCGCGTTCCTCGGCGGCACCTTCGCATCGAAGATCATCGCTCGTACCGGCGCCAAGGGCAGCCTGGTCCTCGGCCTCGCGGTGCAGGGTGTGATGACCGGTGTGCTGTTCTGGCTGGGTGAGGACAAGACCGTGGGCATCGCCGCGGTCCTGGTCACCACATTCGTCGGCGGGTTCGGTCACGTCCTGGCGATCGTCGCGTACACCGTCGTCGGCACCTCCGGCATCGAGGACCGCGAGCAGGGGCTGGCCACCGGTCTGGCCGCCATGACCCAGCAGATCGGCTTCACCCTCGGCATCCCGGTGATGTCCGCCGTCGCCGCCTCGCAGTACGGAGCGCTGGACAACGGCGTCGCCTCCGCGGCCGGCGTCCTGGACGGCACCACCTTCGGCATCCTCGTCGACGGGCTGGTGGTCCTGGCCGGCGCCCTCGTCATCAGTGTCCTGTTGCGGACGGCGAAGTCCGCTGCCCCCACCGTGGTGCGCGTCGGCGACGGCGAGGGGGAGCCCAGCCTCACGGTCGCCCCGTAA
- a CDS encoding MBL fold metallo-hydrolase → MSAVLPLERLTRPSPLRSLTLGDWRLTHVPDGMVQLRPEGWFTGLGPDDLAALAPYQDPDGFLIASVGGLLVEHQGRTLLIDAGFGPRRLEAAQTHPALGVLAGGDLITLLGAAGVDAQALDTVAFTHLHDDHIGWVLADDGSHFEGVTSYVLSAAEWREGGGLLPRRLADRVRTVPDGAEVIPGVTLREWPGHTGGHAGYVVDVAADRSGDDGVRRVLVLGDALHSPAQAAHPEWRVFFDGAGEEAVRTRRAVLEEAARPGTICYAGHFADVVFGRVEATDGGFRWQPVE, encoded by the coding sequence ATGTCTGCTGTACTGCCGCTCGAGCGGCTGACCCGTCCTTCGCCGCTGCGCTCACTCACCTTGGGGGACTGGCGACTGACCCATGTCCCGGACGGCATGGTCCAGTTGAGGCCGGAGGGCTGGTTCACCGGACTCGGCCCGGACGACCTCGCCGCGCTCGCCCCCTACCAGGACCCGGACGGTTTCCTGATCGCGTCGGTGGGCGGTCTGCTGGTCGAGCATCAGGGCCGGACCCTGCTGATCGACGCCGGATTCGGCCCCCGGCGTCTGGAGGCAGCGCAGACGCACCCCGCCCTGGGCGTGCTGGCGGGCGGTGACCTGATCACACTCCTCGGAGCGGCGGGGGTGGATGCCCAGGCCCTGGACACAGTCGCCTTCACCCATCTCCACGACGACCACATCGGATGGGTACTGGCGGACGACGGCTCCCACTTCGAGGGCGTCACGTCCTACGTGCTGTCGGCGGCCGAGTGGCGCGAGGGCGGCGGCTTGCTGCCGAGGCGCCTCGCGGACCGGGTCCGCACGGTACCTGACGGCGCAGAGGTGATCCCCGGTGTCACTCTGCGGGAGTGGCCCGGACACACCGGCGGCCACGCGGGATACGTGGTGGACGTCGCGGCCGACCGGTCCGGGGACGACGGCGTCCGCCGGGTGCTGGTGCTCGGGGACGCCCTGCACTCTCCTGCCCAAGCGGCACACCCTGAGTGGCGGGTGTTCTTCGACGGCGCGGGCGAGGAGGCGGTCAGGACGCGCAGGGCCGTGCTCGAGGAGGCCGCGCGGCCGGGCACCATCTGTTACGCCGGGCACTTCGCGGACGTGGTCTTCGGCCGGGTCGAGGCCACGGACGGCGGCTTCCGATGGCAGCCCGTGGAGTGA
- a CDS encoding helix-turn-helix transcriptional regulator translates to MPTGRQLKELGQFLKVRRGEVDPTEVGLPRAGVRRTPGLRREEVALLAGVGVSWYTWIEQGRAENVSAEVLAAISRVLSLDDTQRQYVWRLAGLSSAHFASSPPPDGESFKPFVDNWLPNPAYVADRVWNVVVANAAARELLALDSGCGNLVEDFFLNTQTRVRYPDWEQDAATVVARFRAHAANHSGDPLLEAMVDRLLARSEQFGKLWNAQEVQEDSCGIDLLQHPRAGELSLRRTTLDFTPRLGLRLTVFMPVPGTRAERALPLLTLSRDVRGSAA, encoded by the coding sequence ATGCCGACTGGCCGTCAGTTAAAGGAACTCGGACAGTTCTTGAAGGTGCGCAGGGGGGAAGTGGACCCCACCGAAGTGGGCCTGCCACGCGCCGGCGTGCGCAGAACCCCCGGTCTGCGCCGTGAGGAAGTGGCACTTCTGGCCGGTGTGGGAGTGTCGTGGTACACCTGGATCGAGCAGGGCCGGGCTGAGAACGTGTCCGCCGAGGTGCTCGCCGCGATCTCCCGGGTGCTCAGCCTGGACGACACCCAGCGTCAGTACGTGTGGCGGCTCGCCGGTCTGAGCTCGGCCCACTTCGCCTCCTCGCCCCCACCGGACGGGGAATCCTTCAAGCCCTTCGTCGACAACTGGCTGCCCAACCCCGCCTATGTTGCCGACCGGGTGTGGAACGTGGTGGTGGCCAACGCCGCCGCCCGCGAACTGCTGGCGCTGGACTCCGGCTGCGGCAACCTCGTCGAGGACTTCTTCCTCAACACGCAGACACGCGTCCGGTACCCGGACTGGGAGCAGGACGCGGCGACGGTCGTGGCACGCTTCCGGGCCCACGCCGCGAACCACTCCGGCGACCCTCTGCTGGAGGCGATGGTGGACCGACTGCTCGCGCGAAGCGAGCAGTTCGGGAAGCTGTGGAACGCGCAGGAGGTGCAGGAGGACTCCTGCGGCATCGACCTGCTCCAGCATCCGCGGGCCGGTGAGCTGTCCCTGCGGCGGACGACGCTGGACTTCACCCCCCGACTGGGCCTGCGGCTCACCGTGTTCATGCCGGTGCCCGGGACCCGCGCGGAACGAGCCCTGCCGCTGCTCACCCTGTCGCGCGACGTAAGAGGCTCCGCGGCCTGA
- a CDS encoding alpha/beta fold hydrolase, translating into MTPSDHLAPRPGTAPPCLLPWQRWPDTASIRLFCFHHAGGAASSFSSWQDWLGPAVTVVPVQLPGRERRIRQPRIFDFGRLLDELDEQLAPLMQGHYAVYGHSLGGLIAHELTRRLVATDRRAPELLMVGACAPPHLPRSAVAPRNASDAQLTSWMRGLGGVPDRVARHPVWLRRSVDLLRDDLCLVHSHPRHPAVPLPVPLRVLAAQNDPLLTPAQAQEWARHTSYDFRVHTLPGGHFFHREYPEATLRVISQLLPFTTERI; encoded by the coding sequence ATGACGCCCAGTGACCACCTTGCCCCACGCCCCGGCACCGCGCCCCCCTGTCTTCTGCCGTGGCAGCGATGGCCGGACACCGCCTCGATCCGGCTGTTCTGCTTCCATCACGCGGGAGGTGCTGCTTCCTCCTTCAGCAGCTGGCAGGATTGGCTCGGCCCGGCCGTCACCGTGGTTCCCGTGCAGTTGCCGGGGCGGGAGCGTCGGATACGGCAGCCGAGGATCTTCGACTTCGGGCGGCTGCTGGACGAACTCGACGAGCAGCTGGCCCCCTTGATGCAGGGGCACTACGCGGTGTACGGGCACAGCTTGGGCGGTCTGATCGCCCATGAGTTGACCCGGCGCCTGGTGGCGACGGACCGGCGCGCGCCGGAGCTGCTGATGGTGGGGGCGTGCGCGCCGCCGCACCTGCCGCGCTCCGCCGTGGCCCCGCGGAACGCCTCCGACGCCCAACTCACCTCGTGGATGCGGGGCCTGGGCGGTGTCCCGGACCGGGTGGCGCGTCACCCGGTCTGGTTGCGCAGGTCCGTCGACCTGCTGCGGGATGACCTGTGTCTGGTGCACAGCCATCCGCGTCACCCCGCCGTGCCGCTGCCCGTACCGCTGCGGGTGCTGGCGGCGCAGAACGACCCGCTGCTGACGCCGGCACAGGCCCAGGAGTGGGCGCGGCACACGTCGTACGACTTCCGGGTGCACACCCTGCCGGGCGGCCACTTCTTCCACCGGGAGTACCCCGAGGCCACGCTGCGGGTGATCTCCCAGTTGCTGCCGTTCACCACGGAGCGGATCTGA
- a CDS encoding helix-turn-helix transcriptional regulator, whose product METSSATTNTPRTASVRCGEALRLFHALQRVGEGHGGVVELHGDPGSGKTRLLAQLTAAARDQGVRVLDGRCYPAERDAFSVLTRALGDLVTPQRLDRLSPAHADLIRAGLCARRGRADPPQPLPLSQAVHTLLAGAADESGGLLLVLDDFHWADPKSLEFADHLVRWPLRAPVLIVIAHRPRQADPLLLSTLAYGAEQGRVTRVGLGPISPEQAARLLNVRPDTGWLRSAYTESQGNILSLLVLGESAPLKPSLTTGLVTGRLAPLAAEVELLNPAERLVAEGAAVLGDRFTREELAAVCELPFDETCGAVTGLIRLDILRPLPHATTRLVFRQPVLRDLVHERMDHCRRRRAHRRALTGLSHRAAPAPERAVHIELSTSTFTSEDLETLARAGTEAALSAPEDAIRWLLLALRGLARDDRSPGRLLGLIPPLARALQAGDFLNDDEALRHLLSRHDGIRPDEARHAVIRVCVLVECLHGRFAEADALLRAELARAGSAADTDLLARLTIFRGIVSSLCNDGELAVLASAALQLARSAGRATTLAGALSLHALAELTAGRTARSLNAYDAAVRQMDELPIADMRLHTEYFALLGWCALSLGRPQEAESRYARGIAVSAGRSPDTMLPVLLSGLADAQMRQGRLNSARRSAADAADLAGHLGADRLRAYAMAQEALCITYAEPPGSSRASARTEEALRALRSWSDTWHSLSVLTVAESLLLQGGQERCLDLLLELGAPDLGLLSPSLRTRAYELLTLACVSSGTRATLWAERASRVTEICALPHIQAYALLARGHVLTQQNQPTAAISAYRKAERLFDGAQLRLPSLRAAVRTARAASSGARPEEAEVLWSAARELADHWQVPLFAQLPSGRPQEGSPERDRPSAAPSPTASAPDLASLTRRELEVARLVGTGRRTREVAETLRVSPRTIEVHLSRVYRKLEIGSRAELARLMAVRVSTDARTQTS is encoded by the coding sequence GTGGAGACATCTTCGGCCACCACGAATACGCCACGGACGGCATCGGTGCGCTGCGGTGAGGCGCTGCGACTGTTCCACGCACTCCAGCGGGTCGGCGAAGGCCACGGTGGCGTCGTCGAACTGCACGGAGACCCCGGGTCCGGGAAGACGCGGCTGCTGGCCCAGTTGACGGCGGCGGCCCGGGACCAGGGAGTCCGGGTGCTCGACGGCCGCTGCTACCCCGCGGAACGCGACGCGTTCAGCGTCCTCACCCGGGCCCTCGGCGACCTGGTGACACCACAGCGTCTCGATCGGCTCTCACCGGCCCACGCCGACCTGATCCGGGCCGGACTGTGCGCCCGGCGCGGCCGCGCGGACCCGCCCCAGCCGCTCCCGCTGTCCCAGGCGGTGCACACCCTGCTGGCCGGTGCCGCCGACGAGAGCGGTGGACTGCTGCTGGTGCTGGACGACTTCCACTGGGCCGACCCGAAGTCCCTGGAGTTCGCCGACCACTTGGTGCGCTGGCCGCTCAGGGCGCCCGTCCTCATCGTCATCGCCCATCGGCCACGGCAGGCCGACCCGTTGCTGCTCAGCACACTCGCCTACGGTGCCGAACAGGGCCGGGTGACCCGCGTCGGGCTCGGTCCGATCAGCCCGGAACAGGCTGCCCGGCTGCTGAACGTACGGCCCGACACCGGCTGGCTGCGATCGGCGTACACGGAAAGCCAGGGCAACATCCTGAGTCTGCTGGTGCTCGGCGAGTCCGCACCGCTCAAACCTTCTCTGACCACCGGCCTGGTCACCGGTCGGCTGGCCCCGCTCGCCGCCGAGGTGGAACTGCTGAACCCCGCCGAACGCCTGGTGGCCGAGGGCGCGGCAGTGCTGGGCGATCGTTTCACCCGCGAGGAACTGGCCGCCGTCTGCGAGTTGCCCTTCGACGAGACCTGCGGGGCCGTCACCGGGCTGATCCGGCTCGATATCCTGCGCCCGCTGCCGCACGCCACCACTCGTCTCGTCTTCCGCCAGCCGGTACTGCGCGACCTGGTGCACGAGCGGATGGACCACTGCCGGCGTCGGCGGGCCCACCGCAGGGCGCTGACCGGCCTCAGTCACCGCGCCGCCCCAGCCCCCGAGCGCGCCGTACACATCGAGTTGTCCACCAGCACGTTCACGTCGGAGGACTTGGAGACGCTGGCCCGGGCCGGTACGGAGGCGGCGCTGAGCGCCCCCGAGGACGCCATCCGCTGGCTGCTGCTCGCACTGCGTGGCCTCGCCCGGGACGACCGCTCGCCGGGCCGGCTGCTCGGTCTGATTCCGCCGCTGGCCCGAGCACTCCAGGCAGGCGACTTCCTCAACGACGACGAGGCGTTACGGCACCTGCTCAGCCGGCATGACGGGATCCGGCCTGACGAGGCGCGGCACGCGGTGATACGCGTCTGCGTCCTGGTGGAGTGCCTGCATGGTCGGTTCGCCGAGGCCGACGCACTGCTGCGCGCCGAACTCGCGCGGGCCGGCTCCGCCGCCGACACGGATCTGCTCGCCCGGCTGACGATTTTTCGGGGCATCGTGTCGTCCCTGTGCAATGACGGCGAACTGGCCGTCCTCGCCTCCGCCGCGCTCCAACTGGCCCGCTCCGCAGGGCGGGCGACGACGCTGGCCGGCGCCCTGTCCCTGCACGCCCTCGCCGAGCTGACCGCCGGCCGCACCGCGCGGTCCCTGAACGCGTACGACGCCGCGGTACGGCAGATGGACGAGCTCCCGATCGCGGACATGCGCCTGCACACGGAGTATTTCGCCCTGCTCGGCTGGTGCGCCCTGTCGCTGGGGCGGCCGCAGGAGGCGGAGTCCCGCTATGCGCGCGGTATCGCCGTCTCGGCGGGCCGCTCCCCCGACACCATGCTCCCTGTCCTGCTCAGCGGACTCGCCGACGCCCAGATGCGGCAGGGCCGGCTGAACAGCGCGCGGCGCTCGGCCGCCGACGCCGCTGACCTGGCCGGGCACCTGGGCGCGGACCGGCTGCGGGCCTACGCGATGGCCCAGGAGGCGCTCTGCATCACCTACGCGGAGCCGCCGGGCAGCAGCCGCGCCTCGGCGCGTACGGAGGAAGCGCTGCGGGCTCTGCGTTCCTGGAGCGACACCTGGCATTCCCTGTCCGTGCTGACGGTTGCCGAATCCCTCCTCCTCCAGGGCGGCCAGGAACGCTGCCTGGATCTGCTGCTCGAACTGGGCGCCCCTGACCTCGGATTACTCAGCCCGTCACTACGGACCCGCGCCTACGAGTTGCTCACGCTGGCCTGTGTCTCCAGCGGCACCCGCGCCACACTGTGGGCAGAGCGCGCCTCCCGGGTGACGGAGATCTGCGCACTGCCGCACATCCAGGCCTACGCCCTCCTCGCCCGGGGCCATGTGCTCACCCAGCAGAACCAGCCGACCGCGGCGATCAGCGCCTACCGGAAAGCCGAACGCCTCTTCGACGGCGCACAGTTGAGACTCCCGAGCCTGCGCGCGGCCGTACGGACCGCCCGGGCGGCGAGTTCCGGCGCACGGCCCGAGGAGGCGGAGGTGCTGTGGTCGGCGGCGCGGGAACTGGCCGATCACTGGCAGGTACCGCTCTTCGCCCAGCTGCCGTCCGGCCGCCCCCAGGAAGGCTCTCCTGAGCGTGACCGGCCCTCCGCAGCACCCTCGCCGACGGCTTCGGCACCCGACCTCGCGTCTCTGACCCGGCGCGAGCTGGAGGTGGCGAGGCTGGTCGGCACCGGGAGACGTACCCGTGAGGTCGCCGAAACACTGCGGGTGAGCCCGCGCACGATCGAGGTCCATCTCTCGCGCGTCTACCGGAAACTGGAGATCGGTTCTCGGGCGGAGCTGGCCAGACTGATGGCCGTACGTGTTTCTACTGATGCACGTACACAGACTTCCTGA
- a CDS encoding AfsR/SARP family transcriptional regulator translates to MRFEILGSLRITDGQDVFTVTAPKMESLLAAMVVRAGDVVSTDQMCTEIWGEEPPRRAVATVHVYISQLRKVLGRVDRGRSPIVTRFPGYVLELGDGTLDAHEFHRMARQGRAAFRAGRYQEASAACHRALALWRGTVLGELRGGPIVNEFATWAEEARLECLELGNEADLMLGRHRELVGPLYALVNKHPLIEAFHRQLMLALYRSDRRADALQAFRQVRSLLDRELGIAPCRPLHELHQQILTGQESRVPAAA, encoded by the coding sequence ATGCGATTCGAGATCCTGGGAAGCCTGCGCATCACCGACGGCCAGGACGTGTTCACGGTCACCGCTCCGAAAATGGAGTCCCTGCTCGCCGCCATGGTGGTGCGCGCCGGCGATGTCGTCTCCACAGACCAGATGTGCACCGAGATCTGGGGTGAGGAGCCCCCACGCCGTGCCGTCGCCACGGTGCACGTCTACATCTCGCAGCTGCGCAAGGTGCTCGGACGGGTGGACCGGGGCCGCAGTCCGATCGTGACCCGGTTCCCCGGCTATGTCCTGGAGCTCGGTGACGGCACCCTGGACGCTCACGAGTTCCACCGGATGGCCCGGCAGGGCCGGGCCGCGTTCCGTGCCGGGCGGTATCAGGAGGCCTCCGCGGCCTGCCACCGGGCGCTCGCGCTGTGGCGCGGCACGGTACTCGGTGAGCTGCGCGGCGGCCCCATCGTGAACGAGTTCGCGACCTGGGCCGAGGAAGCACGCCTGGAGTGCCTCGAGTTGGGCAACGAGGCGGACCTGATGCTGGGGCGGCACCGCGAGTTGGTGGGGCCGCTGTACGCGCTGGTGAACAAGCATCCGCTGATCGAGGCGTTCCACCGGCAGCTGATGCTCGCCCTGTACCGGTCCGACCGGCGGGCCGACGCCCTCCAGGCCTTTCGGCAGGTGCGTTCCCTGCTCGACCGCGAGTTGGGTATCGCACCGTGCCGTCCGTTGCACGAGCTGCACCAGCAGATCCTGACCGGCCAGGAGTCGAGAGTGCCGGCGGCGGCGTGA
- a CDS encoding TIGR03619 family F420-dependent LLM class oxidoreductase — protein sequence MRLGFGLPTFGPAANEVNGIARFAAEAEKLGASSLWVGDRLLTPVDPAVGYSPGSRFIPDEFRVAADPLTALAVAAAATGEVRLGSSGINAPWYPPALLARALAAIDVASAGRLVAGFGSGWSPEEYQAAGVPFEGRGARLDELLDVLVAWWTTDPVEHRGPLFTIPAGHVGLKPVQRPHPPIYLGAFGPRALRRIGARADGWMPVWWAPEAFPAKQLTEGWATIRHAAEDAGRDPDGIGVILRVNVASGTPVTVVAEEVLKMRSVLPASEVFVDFTFVAGTVDHTLDLAGNLLELVSAE from the coding sequence ATGCGTCTGGGCTTCGGTCTTCCGACATTCGGTCCGGCGGCCAATGAGGTGAACGGCATCGCCCGGTTCGCCGCCGAGGCGGAGAAACTTGGCGCGAGCAGCCTCTGGGTCGGCGACCGACTGTTGACCCCGGTGGATCCGGCGGTCGGTTATTCGCCCGGTTCCCGTTTCATTCCGGACGAATTCCGGGTGGCGGCCGACCCGTTGACGGCACTGGCGGTCGCGGCGGCGGCCACCGGCGAGGTCCGGCTGGGCAGCAGCGGCATCAACGCGCCGTGGTACCCGCCCGCCCTGCTGGCGCGCGCCCTGGCCGCAATCGACGTGGCCAGCGCCGGCCGGCTCGTCGCCGGGTTCGGGAGCGGCTGGTCGCCCGAGGAGTACCAGGCCGCGGGGGTGCCGTTCGAGGGGCGTGGAGCGCGGCTGGACGAACTGCTGGACGTGCTCGTGGCCTGGTGGACGACCGACCCCGTGGAGCACCGGGGCCCGTTGTTCACGATCCCGGCAGGCCACGTCGGCCTCAAGCCGGTGCAACGACCGCATCCGCCCATCTATCTCGGCGCGTTCGGGCCGCGGGCGCTGCGGCGGATCGGGGCGCGGGCCGACGGCTGGATGCCGGTGTGGTGGGCCCCGGAGGCCTTTCCGGCGAAGCAGCTCACCGAGGGGTGGGCGACCATCCGGCATGCCGCCGAGGACGCCGGGAGGGATCCGGACGGGATCGGGGTGATCCTGCGGGTCAACGTGGCCTCCGGCACGCCGGTCACGGTGGTCGCCGAGGAGGTGCTGAAGATGCGCTCGGTGCTGCCGGCTTCCGAGGTCTTCGTCGACTTCACCTTCGTGGCCGGCACGGTCGACCACACCCTCGACCTGGCCGGGAACCTGCTGGAGCTCGTCTCGGCGGAGTGA
- a CDS encoding LLM class flavin-dependent oxidoreductase, whose product MYPERLKFGAFLAPFHPLGEDPTLQFERDLELIELFDRLNYDEFWIGEHHSLGWNSIGVPELFVAVAAERTRQIKLATGVMTLPYHHPFMVATRAMHLDHLTRGRFILGVGAGSSPVDAHMLGREWGDMRRMFGESLEAVVELLHGDQPVTRKTPWFTLQDAKLQLAPYRAGKIEIAAASVASPHSVRLSGRLGISTVSFGVSRPGHRPPDMQTQWRYAEEAAAEHGRTVDRSNWRITLPIHVAETRAQAIDDVRAGYQRWAHEYWGDLRGLDVSIPGVEPENAIEAAIEAGSAIVGSVDDCVAGIRRMQEETGGFGTLLVYLQDWADPERTRRSYDLLARYVAPHFTGSARPLAESARWYQENRDLFGGKLTLPDHGARPRGAAAG is encoded by the coding sequence ATGTATCCGGAACGACTCAAATTCGGCGCGTTTCTGGCACCGTTCCATCCGCTCGGCGAGGATCCCACCCTGCAGTTCGAGCGGGATCTCGAACTGATCGAGCTGTTCGACCGGCTCAACTACGACGAATTCTGGATCGGCGAACACCACTCGCTGGGCTGGAACAGCATCGGCGTCCCCGAGTTGTTCGTGGCCGTCGCCGCCGAGCGGACGCGCCAGATCAAACTGGCCACCGGCGTGATGACACTGCCGTATCACCATCCCTTCATGGTGGCCACCCGGGCCATGCATCTCGACCATCTGACCCGGGGCCGCTTCATCCTCGGCGTCGGGGCGGGAAGCAGCCCGGTGGACGCCCATATGCTCGGCCGCGAGTGGGGGGACATGCGCCGCATGTTCGGCGAGTCCCTGGAGGCGGTCGTGGAACTGCTCCACGGCGACCAGCCGGTCACCAGGAAGACACCGTGGTTCACCCTGCAGGACGCCAAACTCCAGCTCGCGCCGTACCGGGCGGGCAAGATAGAGATCGCGGCCGCGAGCGTCGCCTCGCCCCACAGCGTGCGGCTGTCCGGTCGACTCGGCATCAGCACCGTCTCGTTCGGCGTGTCCCGGCCCGGCCACCGGCCTCCGGACATGCAGACGCAGTGGCGGTACGCCGAGGAGGCCGCCGCGGAGCACGGCAGGACGGTGGACCGCTCGAACTGGCGCATCACGCTGCCGATCCATGTCGCCGAGACCCGTGCGCAGGCCATCGACGACGTCCGCGCCGGTTACCAGAGGTGGGCCCACGAGTACTGGGGTGACCTGCGCGGCCTCGACGTGAGCATTCCCGGCGTCGAACCGGAGAACGCGATCGAGGCCGCGATCGAGGCCGGCAGCGCGATCGTGGGCTCGGTCGACGACTGCGTGGCGGGCATCCGGCGCATGCAGGAGGAGACCGGCGGTTTCGGCACCCTGCTGGTGTACCTCCAGGACTGGGCCGATCCGGAGCGGACCAGGCGCAGTTATGACCTGCTGGCACGCTATGTGGCTCCCCACTTCACCGGTTCGGCGCGCCCGCTGGCCGAGTCCGCGCGGTGGTATCAGGAGAACCGCGACCTGTTCGGCGGCAAGCTCACCCTCCCCGATCACGGAGCACGGCCGCGCGGCGCGGCCGCCGGGTGA